The nucleotide sequence AGTACATGGAGAAACACTCCGTCTCTCGGTTGATCGGTGCCCCTCCTGGCTATGTCGGCTATGACGAAGGGGGACAGCTCACTGAAGCCGTGCGCCGTCGCCCCTATTCTGTCATCCTGTTCGACGAAATCGAGAAAGCTCACCCCGACGTGTTCAACGTCATGTTGCAAATCCTCGATGATGGCCGCGTGACTGATTCGCAGGGCCGCACGGTGGATTTCAAAAACGCCATCATCATTATGACGAGCAATGTCGGCTCCCAATACATCCTGGATATTGCGGGCGACGACTCCCGCTATGGGGAAATGCGCGCGCTCGTCATGGCCGCGATGCGAGAAGGATTCCGTCCCGAATTCCTCAATCGCATTGATGACATCATCATTTTCCACAGTCTGACCAAAGATCAGTTACGGGATATCGTCAAGCTGCAGGTGCAGCGTCTGGCCGAGCGGTTGGAGGAGCGCAAGATCGCGCTCAAACTCACGGAGGAGGCGTTAGATATCGTGGCAACAGCCGGTTACGATCCCGTCTACGGTGCCCGTCCCCTCAAGCGGGCGATTCAGAGGGAATTGGAAAATGCGATCGCCAAGGGCATCTTGCGGGGCGACTTTGCCGATGGAGCGACGATTTTTGTGGACGGCGACAACGACGGCCATCTCGCTTTCAAGAGCCTGCCCGCCGAGTTTATTACGGCTTGAGGATGGCTTTGGCGCGAAATGAATAATCGCGATCTTGTACTGCAATACCTAGAGTACTTCTGTAGCGGCGATATAGAAGGGCTCGAATCCGTCTTACATCCCGAACTCAAATTGGCAGGCCCATTATTTACATTTTCATCTAGACATTCATACCTTGAATCTCTTCGAGGTGGCTTGGAGAGCAACACTAATGTTGAAATGATCGATATCTGCGAATCAGAAGAGGCTATTGCTGTATTTTATCTGTACAAAAAACAATCTGGAAACAACATCATTGCTCAGCTATTTAGGTTCAATGTAGGCAGAATTGCTGAAATACTCTTGGTTTTCGATTCAGCCAGTGTCGCCTAGCATTGTATCGCCCGCTTGTTAGAGAGCGTCTATTCCCACTCTGCCAGCGCGATCGCAATTCCCCGCGCTAATTGAGGAGCGAGATCGCGTTGTTGGGCAATAGCCACGAGTTGCTGCCGCGATCGCACTCGATCGAGCTGTTGGAGAGCGGCGATCGCGTGTAACCGCACCCCCATATGCTGGCAGGACAAGAGCTGAACGAGGGAGGTGAAGCTGTCGAACTGACCCAACTGCCCCAGACTGTGGGCGATCGCCTGTAACGCAGGCGGATCGACAGCGGCGATCGCTTGCTGCTGCAACCAGTCCGTCAGCGCCCCAGCAGCCCCAATCTTGAGCAGCGGCACTTCCACCCGCCCCAAAACACGAATGCAGGTCAATTGAAGAGAAGCGGAAGACTCCATTAAACAATCCCGCAAGTGGGCTAGGGCAATCGGCGTTGCTATCCATCCCAGCGATCGCACTGCAGCCAACCGCAAAGACTCTGGAGCTAATGAATCTCGGCATAAAGCTCGCAGGGCATTGGCCGCCGCCTCGCTGCCGACACGACCGACGGCAATCGCTGCCGCAATCGCCACTTGGGAATTGAGATCCACTAACAGTGGCTGCAGGTAGCTCAGCCAATCGATTTCGGGGTGTCGCGGCAGCCAAGCGGATAGGCCAGTCACCGCCGCCTGTCGCACTCCACTGGCAGGATCGCACAATGCAGAGATCGCCGCCGCCAGCGATTCAGGCGTTTCGGGCAAGCTGGCGAGAGCATTCAACGCAGCTTCTCGAACAGTCGCCCCTCGATCTTCTAAAACACTCAGTAACGGCGGCACCGCCTCCACCGAACGAATGTAGGCCAGGGCTCGCACGGCTGACAGGCGTTTGGATTCATCCGCTAACAGCGACTGGAGGGGAGGAATCGCTACAGTGCCAAAACTGGCAATCCCGGCCGCTGCTGCTGCCACCACATCTTCGTCTTCGCCAGCATCGAGTAAGTCAGCTAGAGCAGCGATCGCCTCCGGGCGATCGAACTGCCCCAAAGCCCGAGCGCCAAACCAGAGCAACTCCTCATCGGCTTCGGGATCGCGCAATAACTGCAACAGGGCCGGCAAAGCGGCCGGACCGCAGTGGGGCAACTTTTTGGCAGCATCCCAGCGCACCTGAAACTCCCCCCATTTGAGCCCGTGGATGACAGTCTCCAATTCCGGCGAAAAGTTCGAGATAGCGAATCGGTCTTCCTCAGGCTCGTCGATCGCAATCTGGCTGGATGCAGGTTTGTTCATTACGAGACAGTCCTATGTGATTCTTGGCACTTGTGATTCTTGGCACTTGTGATTCTTGGCACTTGTGATTCTTGGCACTTGTGATTCTTGGCACTGCCAATTCTTTGTATCGCCAATATTGGCAACCTTCCCACGGGCACATGAATCGGTAACACAGTCTTATTCGTTTTTTGCATTACTTCAATGCGGCAATCTCGAATTTTCCTCAGTTGTGTTTCCGAGGCTACAAAATCGCCCCATACGAGCTTCTAGGTTGAGCAGTATTCAACTCACCCAGCGATCGAGCGCGAGAGGCAATCGTGGCCAGCTCAGTAGATACGTCGACACCCAAGCTGAATAAGTTCGAGAGATACAAGGCTGAAAAAGATGGTTTGGCCGTCAAGGACGAACTCGACTATTTTGCCGAGATTGGTTGGGAGGCCATGGATGCCACCGATCGCGAACAGAGGCTGAAGTGGTTGGGATTGTTTTTCCGTCCCGTCACTCCCGGCAAATTTATGCTGCGGATGCGCACCCCCAACGGCGTGCTCTCTGCGGAACAACTGCAGATGTTTGGAGAAGTCATCCAGCGTTATGGCGAGGATGGCAGTGCAGATATCACCACCCGCCAGAATATTCAGTTGCGCGGCATTCGCATTGAAGATGTGCCCGAGATTTTTGCTCGCATTAAGGCGGTTGGCCTGACCAGCATTCAGTCCGGCATGGACAATGTCCGAAACATCACTGGCTCTCCGGTGGCGGGGATCGATGCCAGCGAACTTATCGACACCCGTCCGCTGGTAAAAGCTGTGCAGGACATGATTACCAATTCCGGGCAAGGAAATTACGATTTCACCAACCTGCCCCGCAAGTTCAACATTGCGATCGAGGGGGGGCGAGACAATTCCGTCCACGCCGAAATTAACGATATTGCCTTTGTGCCAGCTTACAAAGAGGGCGAGTTGGGCTTCAACGTGTTGGTGGGTGGCTTTTTCTCCGCCCGCCGCTGCGAGGCGGCGATTCCGATGGATGTGTGGGTGCCGCCGCAGATCGAGCCTGTGGTCGACCTGTGTCGCGCCATCCTGGAGGTTTACCGAGACAACGGTCCTCGCGCCAATCGGCAAAAGTCTCGCATGATGTGGCTGATTGACGAGTGGGGTATCGACACGTTTCGAGCCAACGTGATGGAACAACTGGGTCGCGATTTGCCAACGGCAGCCCCTGAGGATCTGATTGATTGGGACAAGCGCGATCACCTCGGCGTACACCCCCAACAGGGGGAGGGACTCAACTTTGTGGGCTTGCACGTCCCGGTCGGTCGCCTGCAAGCATCGGATTTCTTTGAATTGGCTCGCTTGTGTTCGGTCTACGGCAGCGGCGAGGTGAGGCTGACCGTCGAACAGAATGTCATTGTTCCCGGCATTCCCGATTCTCGCTTAGAGGCGTTTTTGGCAGAGCCTCTGCTGGAAAGATTTTCGATCGCCCCTGCATCCCTAACGCGATCGCTGGTGTCTTGCACGGGAGCCCAATTTTGCAACTTTGCGCTAGTGGAGACCAAACAGCGAGCTCTAGCACTGGCAAAAGAACTCGAGGCAGAGCTAGAGGTGCTTCGTCCCGTCCGGGTCCATTGGACAGGATGTCCAAATTCCTGCGGGCAGCCGCAGGTGGGCGAGATTGGCCTCATGGGGACAAAAGTTCGCAAAGACGGCAAAACCGTCGAAGCGGTGGACATCTACATGGGGGGCAAGGTGGGCAAAGATGCCCAGTTGGGAACCCGCGTGCAAAAGCAGGTTGCCTGTGACGATCTCAAAGAGGTGCTGCGATCGCTTCTGATCGAGCACTTCGAAGCAGTGCCCAAAGCTGTCGAGGCCGTCTAGTGCTTGCCAGCAGTGTCATTTTGCTTAAGTTTTTCTTGCCGCTGAGGCATCGCCCTATGGGCTGTTGAGGTTGGTTGTTTTTTGCCAGATAAAGGGTATGCGATGTTAACAGAGTTATTTCAGTTAAAGGGACGATACAAAGTCCTGCACTTGACTTGGTTTGCTTTCTTCCTCTCGTTTGTGGTGTGGTTTAACTACGCTCCACTCGCGACCACAATTCAAGAAGAGCTCGGTCTCAGTGGCGATCAGCGGAGCATCATTGGTCTTTGCAATATTGCTCTGACTGTTCCCGCCCGCATCGTCATCGGGATGCTGCTGGATA is from Synechococcus sp. PCC 7336 and encodes:
- a CDS encoding nuclear transport factor 2 family protein, translated to MNNRDLVLQYLEYFCSGDIEGLESVLHPELKLAGPLFTFSSRHSYLESLRGGLESNTNVEMIDICESEEAIAVFYLYKKQSGNNIIAQLFRFNVGRIAEILLVFDSASVA
- a CDS encoding HEAT repeat domain-containing protein, which codes for MNKPASSQIAIDEPEEDRFAISNFSPELETVIHGLKWGEFQVRWDAAKKLPHCGPAALPALLQLLRDPEADEELLWFGARALGQFDRPEAIAALADLLDAGEDEDVVAAAAAGIASFGTVAIPPLQSLLADESKRLSAVRALAYIRSVEAVPPLLSVLEDRGATVREAALNALASLPETPESLAAAISALCDPASGVRQAAVTGLSAWLPRHPEIDWLSYLQPLLVDLNSQVAIAAAIAVGRVGSEAAANALRALCRDSLAPESLRLAAVRSLGWIATPIALAHLRDCLMESSASLQLTCIRVLGRVEVPLLKIGAAGALTDWLQQQAIAAVDPPALQAIAHSLGQLGQFDSFTSLVQLLSCQHMGVRLHAIAALQQLDRVRSRQQLVAIAQQRDLAPQLARGIAIALAEWE
- a CDS encoding ferredoxin--nitrite reductase, producing the protein MASSVDTSTPKLNKFERYKAEKDGLAVKDELDYFAEIGWEAMDATDREQRLKWLGLFFRPVTPGKFMLRMRTPNGVLSAEQLQMFGEVIQRYGEDGSADITTRQNIQLRGIRIEDVPEIFARIKAVGLTSIQSGMDNVRNITGSPVAGIDASELIDTRPLVKAVQDMITNSGQGNYDFTNLPRKFNIAIEGGRDNSVHAEINDIAFVPAYKEGELGFNVLVGGFFSARRCEAAIPMDVWVPPQIEPVVDLCRAILEVYRDNGPRANRQKSRMMWLIDEWGIDTFRANVMEQLGRDLPTAAPEDLIDWDKRDHLGVHPQQGEGLNFVGLHVPVGRLQASDFFELARLCSVYGSGEVRLTVEQNVIVPGIPDSRLEAFLAEPLLERFSIAPASLTRSLVSCTGAQFCNFALVETKQRALALAKELEAELEVLRPVRVHWTGCPNSCGQPQVGEIGLMGTKVRKDGKTVEAVDIYMGGKVGKDAQLGTRVQKQVACDDLKEVLRSLLIEHFEAVPKAVEAV